AGTCAGTCGCGTCATATAGTTCTGATGCCAATACCAAACAGACTGAGCCAGGATCAAAATCAACCTCAGCAGCCCAAATCATGGGTGGTATATGCAAGCCTTTCCAGGGACGGTTTAAATGAATTTTTCCTTGAAATTCACCATCGTCAATTTCAACATCAAAGCTGCCTGCAAGGCAAATCAGAAACTGGTGCAGTGTTTTGTGGGCATGGGCACCACGACTTTCTTCGGTCGGAACATCGTAAAGGTAAAAAACACGTTTTATGTCGAAGGGGACGTGATTA
Above is a window of Methylobacter sp. S3L5C DNA encoding:
- a CDS encoding FdtA/QdtA family cupin domain-containing protein codes for the protein MKQKITISDCKVVTLPKAKDPRGNLTFIEGNNHVPFDIKRVFYLYDVPTEESRGAHAHKTLHQFLICLAGSFDVEIDDGEFQGKIHLNRPWKGLHIPPMIWAAEVDFDPGSVCLVLASELYDATDYIRDYSEFLALTNPKL